The Heyndrickxia vini genome contains a region encoding:
- a CDS encoding DUF4352 domain-containing protein, protein MRKLMCFIGTIIVCFSILTACQSTDDNKKASAKNNDKTSQIKVNDTNKQSTDNEQKSKSDLEGKNGESVPSSGDFKDQTDLKLGDTGQVESTVGKYEITIHSVKMIDEIDGQSPSLDHFFVVEVTVKNIGNKPIDAIEPIKTLELTSNPDGGGNGDDSSFYKSINALTGVIEPGKSVSGEAVFQEMDAKTYYLRTNVGLIAAKAVKNKTTWTFEKSEAK, encoded by the coding sequence ATGAGAAAACTCATGTGTTTTATTGGTACCATAATTGTATGTTTTAGTATATTAACAGCTTGTCAATCCACAGATGACAACAAAAAGGCAAGTGCTAAAAATAATGATAAAACTTCCCAAATAAAAGTAAATGATACAAATAAGCAATCAACGGATAATGAACAAAAAAGTAAATCGGATTTGGAGGGGAAAAATGGTGAAAGTGTTCCTTCTTCAGGAGATTTCAAAGACCAAACAGATTTAAAACTTGGGGATACAGGTCAAGTAGAAAGTACGGTTGGAAAGTATGAAATAACCATTCATTCCGTAAAAATGATAGATGAAATAGATGGGCAATCACCGAGTCTTGATCATTTTTTTGTTGTTGAAGTAACAGTTAAAAACATTGGAAACAAGCCAATAGATGCAATAGAACCAATTAAAACTTTAGAGTTGACCAGTAATCCGGACGGTGGAGGCAATGGTGATGATTCCTCGTTTTATAAAAGTATTAATGCCCTAACGGGAGTAATTGAACCTGGAAAATCAGTCTCTGGAGAAGCTGTTTTCCAAGAAATGGACGCAAAAACATATTATCTTAGAACTAATGTTGGCTTGATTGCCGCTAAAGCTGTAAAAAACAAAACAACTTGGACGTTTGAAAAAAGTGAAGCTAAATAA
- a CDS encoding DUF5702 domain-containing protein, producing MKWMKKLFHRFIIDENGAVTIYAIVITLLLFIFNAVLIDFIRIMVAERDTDKAAKAAVRSVMSAYNKDVKAYGLFGLNGENANDEFKKVLDENLKQEGDYFRFVDTKPEESKVVLNDNRMLSNKTTFEYQVLEEMKYIAPMEIGKSIIEGFLAVSEAMEQASTYADIATSIQDDVDKREDLLDKVKSKLEIAKQRNDELKKIVQDPPSSDGKFPIVRNMKDMLKHLNKYKEIKEREGDDESDKDDDSDKEDDEKEKRKQDQKDARTYEKRVKELVETFELKSNAIREELKEAKELLEQAEELNKTVKKTIDDKRKENQENYSNANEAANMRENDRGNANGALNNIEEANKKLDDYVIDDEFFNKLKRKINLAIDEVETRNNTNLAGYINQLKEKVNGSGLYQDTYGVASIADKLRVHHNLLTDLLEDALAIISGDRPKIKDEEVEQKEEEAEENLDKVNEELDKALEEAEKYSKDNELLQEIANLVAKYKGSIENSKNEFNREDPDKVAKDAMSFVDKVFNALGDALINSRDKAYLNEYILTKFKSHDFSVKGADGMSLDNNQVEYIMYGLNSTGANFSAAMTELFAFRFAVNFVEAFTQQSVRSFGPYMWVAALAYALEQTVINIKLINEGKPIRFFNKMNIFTSYKDYLRIFLFMHPDGNKIARTMALIDNDTSADLTTLPTYISGEATTSVKLWFLPGVTKMLGKTGILNGKVKGNRFIIDKKVDYSY from the coding sequence ATGAAGTGGATGAAAAAATTGTTTCATAGATTTATTATCGATGAAAATGGAGCAGTCACCATTTATGCAATTGTCATTACTCTTCTCCTTTTTATTTTCAATGCTGTCTTAATCGACTTTATTCGCATTATGGTTGCTGAACGCGACACAGATAAAGCGGCAAAGGCAGCCGTTCGATCAGTTATGTCCGCCTATAATAAAGATGTTAAAGCATATGGTCTATTTGGTTTAAATGGCGAGAATGCAAATGATGAATTCAAAAAGGTACTCGATGAAAATTTAAAGCAAGAAGGCGATTATTTTCGATTTGTCGATACAAAGCCTGAAGAGTCAAAAGTTGTACTTAATGACAATCGGATGCTTTCTAACAAAACAACATTTGAATACCAAGTTCTTGAAGAAATGAAATACATAGCACCGATGGAAATCGGAAAATCCATTATTGAAGGGTTTTTAGCTGTATCAGAAGCGATGGAACAAGCATCAACCTATGCTGATATCGCAACAAGCATTCAGGATGATGTCGATAAACGGGAAGATTTGCTTGATAAAGTGAAATCAAAGTTAGAAATTGCAAAACAAAGAAATGATGAATTAAAGAAAATTGTTCAGGATCCACCAAGCTCAGATGGAAAGTTCCCCATCGTAAGAAATATGAAAGATATGCTAAAACATCTTAATAAATATAAAGAAATTAAAGAGCGTGAGGGTGACGATGAATCTGATAAGGATGATGATTCCGATAAGGAGGATGATGAAAAAGAAAAAAGAAAGCAAGATCAAAAAGATGCAAGAACCTATGAGAAACGAGTCAAAGAATTAGTAGAAACCTTTGAATTAAAATCAAATGCAATAAGGGAAGAGCTAAAAGAAGCAAAAGAGCTTCTTGAACAAGCTGAGGAATTAAATAAAACAGTAAAAAAGACAATTGATGACAAAAGGAAAGAAAATCAAGAAAATTATTCAAATGCCAATGAAGCGGCGAATATGAGAGAAAATGATCGTGGCAATGCAAATGGAGCCTTAAATAATATTGAAGAAGCGAATAAAAAACTAGATGATTATGTCATTGATGATGAGTTTTTCAACAAGCTGAAACGAAAAATTAATTTAGCGATTGATGAAGTGGAAACAAGAAATAATACGAATTTAGCAGGCTACATTAACCAACTAAAGGAAAAGGTTAATGGAAGTGGGCTTTACCAAGACACTTACGGCGTAGCATCTATTGCGGATAAACTTAGAGTCCATCATAATTTGCTAACCGACTTGTTAGAAGATGCCCTTGCAATTATTTCAGGTGACCGTCCCAAAATTAAAGATGAAGAAGTCGAACAAAAAGAAGAAGAAGCAGAAGAAAACTTGGATAAAGTAAATGAGGAGCTAGACAAAGCACTCGAAGAAGCCGAAAAATACAGCAAGGATAATGAGCTTCTCCAAGAGATTGCTAACTTAGTAGCCAAATATAAAGGATCTATCGAAAATAGCAAAAATGAATTTAATCGGGAAGACCCGGATAAAGTAGCTAAAGATGCCATGAGCTTCGTTGACAAAGTCTTTAATGCACTAGGTGATGCTCTTATCAACTCAAGAGACAAAGCCTATCTCAACGAATACATTCTAACCAAGTTTAAAAGCCATGATTTCTCAGTAAAAGGTGCAGACGGCATGTCCCTTGACAATAACCAAGTCGAATACATCATGTATGGACTAAACTCCACCGGTGCCAACTTCTCCGCTGCTATGACCGAACTATTCGCCTTCCGATTTGCGGTGAACTTTGTGGAGGCATTTACACAGCAATCTGTAAGATCATTTGGTCCATATATGTGGGTAGCGGCTTTGGCTTATGCATTGGAACAAACTGTTATCAACATAAAACTAATTAATGAAGGAAAACCAATACGGTTTTTCAATAAAATGAATATTTTTACTAGCTATAAAGATTATCTTAGAATCTTTTTATTTATGCATCCAGATGGCAATAAAATAGCAAGGACAATGGCCTTAATTGATAACGATACAAGTGCAGATCTTACTACCTTGCCCACTTATATAAGTGGTGAAGCAACTACATCAGTAAAACTATGGTTTTTACCAGGTGTAACTAAGATGTTAGGAAAAACCGGAATATTAAATGGGAAAGTAAAAGGCAACAGATTTATTATCGATAAAAAAGTAGATTATTCATACTAA
- a CDS encoding AAA family ATPase, whose protein sequence is MKKLQLILLDSDSLYLKSFGEYILSSNLNAKFDVKLFSNTLSFKQHLSSGQTYDVLLIQPSLYDSGIIGNEKGLVVLLKEEEAAEEGPLFSVFKYQPLNQLISSILSVYYENHSSLSGYSRNGGKTKVISIYSPSGGSGKSTISANMSRQLALRGDKVFYLNLELMNTTSLYFRSQQDQPSLQILYYLKARPNQLLAKVEALKKYDPESKVDYFDLPPCPDEMMAITKEETKRLIHALIETQSYDYIIIDLDSAIHDRIAAAFEESSLIIWLLNNDLQSFHKTSAYIERMNEIIGTDHDIEGKLAFIMNRFNGQFPEAYMKYNLPIQGYLSNIQEWALGTEPQQQYYHPLFTQELLSIVEDIVVRNQVGVTID, encoded by the coding sequence ATGAAAAAATTACAACTGATACTATTGGACTCGGATTCTCTTTATCTAAAATCCTTTGGTGAGTATATTTTGTCCTCGAATTTAAATGCAAAATTCGATGTGAAGTTGTTTTCAAATACGTTAAGTTTCAAGCAACATTTATCTTCCGGCCAAACATATGATGTGTTGCTTATTCAGCCATCATTGTATGACTCTGGAATCATAGGCAATGAAAAAGGTTTAGTTGTTTTGTTGAAAGAGGAAGAAGCCGCTGAAGAAGGTCCGCTATTTTCCGTTTTTAAATATCAACCTTTAAATCAGCTCATCTCATCGATTTTGTCAGTCTATTATGAGAACCATTCAAGTCTATCAGGGTATTCAAGAAATGGGGGCAAAACAAAGGTCATTTCTATATACTCACCATCCGGTGGTTCAGGAAAATCGACTATTTCTGCAAACATGAGCAGGCAACTCGCATTAAGAGGGGATAAAGTTTTCTACTTAAACCTAGAATTAATGAATACAACATCGCTTTATTTTCGTTCTCAACAGGATCAACCATCACTGCAAATACTTTATTATTTGAAAGCAAGACCGAATCAACTATTAGCGAAGGTGGAAGCTCTTAAGAAATATGATCCGGAATCAAAAGTTGATTATTTTGATTTGCCCCCGTGTCCGGATGAAATGATGGCGATCACAAAAGAAGAAACAAAAAGATTAATTCACGCACTAATTGAAACACAAAGTTATGATTACATTATTATCGATTTAGATAGTGCCATCCATGACAGAATAGCTGCAGCATTTGAAGAAAGCAGTCTTATTATCTGGCTGTTAAACAATGATTTGCAAAGCTTCCATAAAACTTCTGCCTATATTGAGCGAATGAATGAAATCATTGGTACGGATCATGATATCGAGGGAAAATTGGCCTTCATAATGAACCGCTTTAACGGACAATTCCCTGAAGCATATATGAAATACAATCTTCCAATTCAAGGATATCTGTCGAATATTCAAGAGTGGGCTCTTGGAACAGAACCGCAACAACAATACTATCATCCTCTTTTTACACAAGAATTACTATCAATTGTAGAAGATATTGTTGTTAGGAATCAGGTGGGTGTGACGATTGATTAG
- a CDS encoding DUF4352 domain-containing protein codes for MRKIMCFVIAIIVCFSILSACQSSDNNKKASDKDNDKTSQVKENDSNKLSSNNEKESKQEDNSKNSSSTGNFKDQENLKIGDTGKAKSTVGKYEITIHSIKMKDEIEGQAPMFDHLFIAEITVKNIGDQPIDAKEPVGTLEITEDLNGSGSGDDSQFFNSVKTFEGTIEPGKTVTGEAVFDGREADTYYIRTISGLIASKTVKNNTVWSFKKSEAK; via the coding sequence ATGAGAAAAATAATGTGTTTTGTTATAGCTATAATCGTATGTTTCAGTATTTTATCAGCATGCCAATCTTCTGATAACAACAAAAAGGCAAGTGATAAAGATAACGATAAAACCTCGCAAGTTAAGGAAAATGATTCAAATAAACTATCATCTAATAATGAAAAAGAAAGTAAACAAGAAGATAATAGTAAAAATTCTTCTTCCACGGGGAATTTCAAAGATCAGGAAAATCTAAAAATAGGTGATACAGGCAAGGCAAAAAGTACAGTTGGAAAATATGAAATAACTATTCATTCGATAAAAATGAAAGATGAAATTGAAGGCCAAGCACCGATGTTTGATCATCTATTTATAGCAGAAATCACTGTTAAGAATATTGGCGATCAACCTATTGATGCAAAGGAACCGGTTGGTACATTGGAAATAACTGAAGATTTAAATGGATCGGGGTCCGGCGACGATTCACAGTTTTTTAACAGCGTTAAAACCTTTGAGGGAACGATAGAACCCGGTAAAACTGTTACTGGTGAAGCAGTGTTTGACGGTAGAGAGGCCGATACTTATTACATTCGAACAATTAGTGGATTAATTGCATCAAAAACAGTAAAAAACAATACCGTTTGGAGCTTTAAAAAAAGCGAAGCTAAATAA
- a CDS encoding CpaF family protein — translation MSEKIVKDIIQRLRETLDLMHSIPNEELLEYVETAVFEYAQKNRINSEQIQWLVERIYHAFRGYDVIQPLIDDKSITEIMVNNHKEIFIERDGEISQVPIEFESQQKLEDIIQAIVSKVDRVVNESSPIVDARLHDGSRVNVVLPPIALKGPVMTIRKFPEKALTMEDLIEKKAITEEVATFLQDLVIAKYNIFIGGGTGSGKTTFLNVLSNFIPHQERIITIEDSAELQIKNVPNLVSMETRNANTEGRGQISIRELIKTSLRMRPNRIIVGEVRGEEALDMLQAMNTGHDGSLSTGHANSTTDMLSRLETMVLSGASLPVQVIRKQISSAIDIMVHLSRLRDNSRKVVAISELTGLKDGEIQVNPLYEFIEEGESPEGEIIGRLLPTGNHLQSISKLKQAGIYNEEYPHEKNNRLVMNE, via the coding sequence ATTAGTGAAAAAATAGTAAAGGATATTATCCAAAGGCTTAGAGAAACGTTAGATTTAATGCATTCCATTCCAAATGAGGAATTACTGGAATATGTCGAAACAGCCGTATTTGAATACGCGCAAAAAAATCGGATAAATTCTGAACAAATTCAATGGTTAGTCGAAAGAATTTATCATGCCTTTCGCGGTTATGATGTCATTCAGCCGTTGATCGATGACAAATCAATTACCGAAATTATGGTCAATAACCATAAGGAAATTTTCATCGAACGTGATGGAGAAATTTCTCAAGTTCCTATAGAGTTTGAAAGTCAACAAAAGCTAGAGGACATTATTCAAGCAATCGTCTCAAAAGTGGACCGTGTTGTTAATGAATCCTCACCAATCGTTGACGCAAGACTTCATGATGGATCGCGGGTAAACGTTGTTTTGCCACCTATCGCATTAAAGGGCCCAGTTATGACGATTCGTAAATTCCCTGAAAAAGCTCTAACGATGGAGGACTTAATCGAGAAAAAGGCAATCACAGAAGAGGTTGCTACATTTTTACAAGATTTAGTCATAGCGAAATACAATATCTTTATTGGGGGAGGTACCGGTTCTGGGAAAACGACCTTTCTGAACGTGCTTTCCAATTTCATTCCACACCAAGAACGGATTATTACGATTGAAGATTCAGCTGAGCTTCAAATTAAAAATGTTCCTAATCTAGTAAGCATGGAAACTAGGAATGCCAATACTGAAGGAAGAGGTCAAATATCGATTAGGGAACTGATCAAAACATCTCTACGGATGCGTCCGAACCGAATTATCGTAGGGGAGGTACGTGGGGAAGAAGCGTTAGATATGCTCCAGGCAATGAATACTGGTCATGATGGTTCATTATCAACAGGCCATGCCAATTCAACGACAGATATGTTAAGCCGTTTGGAAACAATGGTACTAAGCGGAGCAAGCCTTCCAGTTCAAGTAATCAGGAAGCAGATTAGTTCTGCAATTGATATTATGGTCCATCTAAGTAGATTACGAGACAATTCCCGAAAAGTTGTCGCGATTAGTGAGTTAACTGGATTAAAAGACGGAGAAATACAGGTGAATCCACTCTATGAATTTATCGAAGAAGGAGAAAGTCCCGAAGGCGAAATCATTGGGCGTTTGCTGCCAACGGGGAATCATCTGCAAAGCATCTCAAAGCTTAAACAAGCGGGAATTTATAATGAAGAATATCCGCATGAAAAAAATAATAGGCTGGTGATGAATGAATGA
- a CDS encoding DUF4352 domain-containing protein, producing MKKTIAFFATLVLFVGILSGCNSSNNQGSSSNKNKNNENTQVNKDSNNATEQDSGNEDKENTEKKEDNSKNSSSTGNFKDQTDLKIGDTGKLESTLGKYEITVKSIKLKNEIGGEVSQIDHLFLTEITIKNIGDQPIDAAETIGLLELTDDLEGSGSPNDSDFYKVSKPFSGEIKPGQTMTGEAVFQGLDSKTYYIRVTPGLIAASAVKNKAIWTFKKSEAE from the coding sequence ATGAAGAAAACTATCGCTTTTTTTGCAACTTTGGTTTTATTTGTAGGAATTTTATCAGGATGTAATTCTTCAAATAATCAGGGTAGTTCTAGCAATAAAAATAAAAATAATGAGAATACACAAGTAAATAAAGATTCAAATAATGCAACAGAACAAGATTCTGGAAATGAAGATAAAGAGAATACAGAAAAAAAGGAAGATAATAGTAAAAATTCTTCTTCCACGGGAAATTTCAAAGATCAGACAGATCTAAAAATTGGTGACACGGGAAAATTAGAAAGCACCTTAGGAAAATATGAAATAACAGTAAAGTCTATAAAACTTAAAAATGAAATAGGAGGAGAAGTATCACAAATAGATCACTTATTTTTAACAGAAATTACTATAAAAAATATTGGCGATCAACCAATCGATGCTGCTGAAACAATTGGTCTGTTAGAATTAACAGATGATTTAGAAGGTTCTGGTTCACCGAATGATTCTGATTTTTATAAAGTAAGTAAGCCATTTTCTGGGGAAATAAAGCCAGGTCAGACTATGACGGGAGAAGCAGTTTTTCAAGGATTAGATTCCAAAACCTATTATATTCGAGTAACTCCCGGATTAATTGCTGCAAGTGCTGTTAAAAATAAAGCGATTTGGACATTCAAAAAAAGTGAAGCTGAATAA
- a CDS encoding type II secretion system F family protein: MNGDSLILLLLPIIFGAYFLLKHRKKKKDMTAIEEDGKKADQGPSLVQIAVEKKQEANRNRYRKVEGHLIDYSKYHLSTKEYLFYSLSAMIVLFLIGILFYENIFIALIVAALGLLFPKMQRKKLLRKRKEKLSVQFKEAIASLSSSLAAGRSIENSFKEVVNDLKLLYPDPNTYIIREFEIINRRIENGETIERAIEDFALRSDIEDIMNFSDVFITCKRTGGNLVEVIRRTADVISEKIDIQQEVQVMVAQKKFESRILSVMPIGMIALLKYSSGDYLAPLYKNLGPVIMTFCLGLLGFSYWLSQRIMNIKV, encoded by the coding sequence ATGAACGGGGATTCCTTGATTCTTTTATTACTTCCAATTATTTTCGGCGCTTACTTTTTATTGAAGCATCGAAAAAAGAAGAAAGACATGACGGCGATAGAAGAGGATGGAAAAAAAGCGGATCAAGGTCCATCTTTAGTGCAAATTGCTGTTGAAAAAAAACAAGAAGCCAATCGGAATCGATATCGAAAAGTCGAAGGGCATTTAATCGATTACTCAAAATATCACCTAAGCACAAAAGAGTATTTGTTTTATTCATTAAGTGCCATGATTGTTCTTTTCTTAATCGGAATTCTATTCTATGAAAATATTTTTATCGCATTAATTGTAGCAGCATTAGGATTATTATTTCCGAAAATGCAAAGGAAGAAACTTCTTAGAAAAAGAAAAGAAAAACTTTCTGTTCAATTTAAAGAAGCAATCGCATCACTGTCCTCTTCTTTAGCTGCAGGGAGATCAATCGAAAACAGCTTTAAAGAGGTAGTAAATGATTTAAAACTGTTATATCCGGATCCAAATACTTACATTATTCGAGAATTTGAAATTATTAATCGTCGTATTGAAAATGGTGAAACGATTGAAAGGGCGATTGAAGATTTTGCCCTGCGGTCAGATATAGAGGATATTATGAACTTTTCAGATGTCTTTATTACATGTAAACGAACAGGTGGAAACTTAGTGGAAGTGATTCGTCGAACTGCGGATGTTATTAGTGAAAAAATTGATATCCAGCAGGAAGTTCAAGTAATGGTTGCCCAGAAAAAATTTGAATCGCGAATTTTATCAGTTATGCCAATTGGAATGATTGCCCTATTAAAATACAGTTCAGGAGATTACCTGGCTCCCCTGTATAAGAATTTAGGTCCAGTTATAATGACCTTTTGCTTAGGTTTGCTTGGCTTCTCCTACTGGTTAAGTCAACGAATTATGAATATTAAGGTGTGA
- a CDS encoding DUF4352 domain-containing protein — MKKIICFVIAMIACFSILSACQSSDNNKKTSDKNNDKTSIIKENDSNKQSSNTEEGSKPEDNSKNSSTTGNFKDQTNLKIGDTGKAESTVGKYEITIHSVEMKDEIEGQAPMFDHLFIAEITVKNIGDQPIDAIEPIKTLEFSSEENGSGTEDYSSYFNSIKTFSGKLQPGESLKGEAVFDGADSKKYYIRTNVGLVSSKAVKNKTTWTFEKSEAK, encoded by the coding sequence ATGAAAAAAATCATATGTTTTGTTATAGCTATGATCGCATGTTTCAGTATTTTATCAGCATGCCAATCTTCTGATAACAACAAAAAGACAAGTGATAAAAATAATGATAAAACTTCGATAATTAAGGAAAATGATTCAAATAAACAATCATCTAATACTGAAGAAGGAAGTAAACCAGAAGATAATAGCAAAAATTCTTCTACCACGGGAAATTTCAAAGATCAGACAAATCTAAAAATAGGTGATACTGGCAAGGCAGAAAGTACAGTTGGAAAATATGAAATAACCATTCATTCGGTAGAAATGAAAGATGAAATTGAAGGCCAAGCACCGATGTTTGATCATCTATTTATAGCAGAAATCACTGTTAAGAATATTGGGGATCAACCTATTGACGCAATTGAACCGATAAAAACTTTAGAATTTTCAAGCGAAGAGAATGGCAGTGGAACAGAGGATTATTCTAGTTACTTTAACAGTATAAAAACTTTCTCCGGAAAGTTACAACCAGGTGAGTCACTTAAAGGGGAAGCTGTTTTTGATGGAGCGGATTCGAAAAAATACTATATAAGAACAAATGTCGGCCTTGTTTCTTCCAAAGCCGTAAAAAACAAAACGACATGGACGTTTGAAAAAAGTGAAGCCAAATAA
- a CDS encoding type II secretion system F family protein, with protein sequence MIYGLFTFVLIAIYFTFSVAARNKYDLILEEFKGEYPLMFMAPVSMHILTKFRIMERFHTQAANIQQKMISLHGSREAFKHTRMFIVQLVSIILICLLGSFLLALLTGDHLLFAVGMFFTILLPAFLINQLSNKEKERKHKILLELPEFVNKIILLVNAGETVQQAFIRCVEMKENNLESPLYHELTETVNRLTSNEPFPHVLNELSKKCAIQEVAIFTTTVLLNYRKGGQDLILSLRELSHDLWEKRKNISKTKGEEASSKLVFPLILIFVAVMIIVGYPAISIM encoded by the coding sequence GTGATTTATGGATTATTTACATTCGTACTTATCGCTATCTATTTTACTTTTTCAGTTGCAGCGAGAAATAAATATGACCTTATTTTAGAAGAATTTAAGGGTGAGTACCCACTTATGTTTATGGCACCGGTCTCCATGCATATTTTAACAAAGTTTCGAATCATGGAGCGCTTTCATACGCAAGCAGCTAATATACAACAAAAAATGATTAGTCTTCATGGAAGCAGAGAAGCATTCAAGCATACAAGAATGTTTATTGTGCAACTTGTATCGATTATTCTTATCTGTTTGCTTGGTTCGTTTTTACTCGCTCTGCTCACTGGGGATCATCTATTATTTGCAGTCGGAATGTTCTTTACCATTCTCCTTCCCGCGTTTCTAATTAATCAGCTATCCAATAAAGAGAAGGAACGCAAGCATAAAATATTGCTGGAATTACCTGAGTTTGTTAATAAAATTATCCTACTCGTAAATGCAGGAGAAACGGTGCAACAAGCATTCATTCGTTGTGTGGAGATGAAAGAGAACAATCTTGAATCACCCTTATATCATGAGTTAACAGAAACGGTTAACCGTTTAACAAGTAATGAACCCTTTCCACATGTATTAAATGAATTAAGTAAAAAATGTGCCATACAGGAAGTAGCTATATTTACCACAACCGTTTTGCTTAATTATCGTAAAGGGGGTCAGGATTTAATTCTATCCTTGCGCGAGCTATCACACGACTTATGGGAAAAAAGAAAGAATATCTCAAAAACGAAAGGGGAAGAAGCATCTTCTAAATTAGTATTCCCCTTAATCTTAATCTTTGTGGCAGTTATGATTATTGTTGGTTATCCGGCAATAAGCATTATGTAA
- a CDS encoding Flp1 family type IVb pilin, with amino-acid sequence MKKLTNWFKAFWKDEEGLQTLEIMLIIAVIVVIALAFRDKITTWVKSLLDFGDSKVGQFQTDSGK; translated from the coding sequence ATGAAAAAATTGACGAATTGGTTTAAAGCATTTTGGAAGGATGAAGAAGGTCTGCAAACACTTGAAATCATGCTTATTATTGCCGTAATTGTTGTTATTGCGTTGGCATTTAGAGACAAAATTACAACTTGGGTTAAAAGTTTATTAGATTTTGGAGATAGCAAAGTAGGTCAATTCCAAACTGATTCAGGAAAATAG
- a CDS encoding TadE/TadG family type IV pilus assembly protein gives MKKKVFSFLKNDKGSFTIEASMLFPMLLIITLCLIFFSLVIYYKSILQFEANRIADQVSFTWNNSSKDLETGAFDTYTTDLDDGLYWRLTGNEFFTQFGLPSFSDGLVGKKTNHSIIDKIPGPIDGDIKFKNGLVGSEIIVNLNQPLHLPGYVTNLFKMDVMEAKATRSISEPPEFIRNTDFVIYFFKEAKQYGGYIKQFKNKGKKK, from the coding sequence ATGAAGAAGAAAGTATTTTCCTTTCTTAAAAATGACAAAGGAAGCTTCACAATCGAAGCATCGATGCTTTTTCCGATGCTTCTTATTATCACCTTATGCTTGATTTTTTTCAGTCTCGTGATTTATTACAAATCTATCCTGCAATTTGAAGCCAATCGAATTGCCGATCAAGTTTCCTTTACATGGAATAATAGTTCGAAGGATTTAGAAACAGGAGCCTTTGACACGTATACAACTGATTTAGATGATGGACTTTACTGGCGTCTAACAGGAAATGAATTTTTCACACAATTTGGTCTTCCATCCTTCTCAGATGGATTAGTTGGGAAAAAGACAAATCATAGCATAATTGATAAAATTCCAGGACCAATCGATGGGGATATCAAATTCAAAAATGGCCTTGTAGGCAGTGAGATTATTGTTAATCTGAATCAGCCGCTACATTTACCTGGTTATGTTACCAATCTATTTAAAATGGATGTAATGGAAGCGAAGGCAACGCGATCCATTTCCGAGCCGCCGGAATTCATTCGGAATACTGACTTTGTTATTTATTTTTTTAAAGAGGCAAAGCAGTATGGAGGTTATATTAAGCAATTTAAAAATAAAGGAAAGAAAAAATAA
- a CDS encoding DUF4352 domain-containing protein has protein sequence MKKFSVIVGALFLSFSILSACNSSGGEKGKSEGNDNKATTSSGEFKDQTNLKIGETAKVESTIGKYEITINSVKMKDEIGGEASQLDHFFVTEISLKNIGDQPIDALDTIGILELTEDLKGSGYSDVSESVKVSNPFSGEIKPDQTVTGEAVFEGLDSNENYIRISPGLIAAKGVKNKAIWKFEKAEAK, from the coding sequence ATGAAAAAATTCTCAGTTATTGTTGGAGCATTGTTTTTAAGTTTCAGTATTTTATCAGCCTGTAATTCTTCAGGTGGCGAAAAGGGTAAATCAGAAGGAAATGATAATAAAGCTACTACTTCATCTGGTGAATTTAAAGATCAAACAAATCTTAAAATAGGTGAAACTGCAAAAGTGGAGAGCACAATAGGAAAATACGAAATTACGATAAATTCTGTGAAAATGAAGGATGAAATAGGTGGAGAAGCGTCTCAACTTGATCATTTTTTTGTGACTGAAATCTCTTTAAAAAATATTGGTGATCAACCAATAGATGCTTTAGATACAATTGGTATCTTGGAATTAACAGAGGATTTAAAGGGATCGGGTTATTCGGATGTATCTGAATCTGTTAAGGTAAGCAACCCATTTTCAGGTGAAATAAAACCAGATCAAACTGTTACGGGGGAGGCAGTCTTTGAAGGCTTGGATTCAAACGAAAATTATATTCGAATTAGCCCTGGATTAATAGCAGCAAAAGGGGTTAAAAATAAAGCAATTTGGAAATTTGAAAAAGCCGAAGCAAAATAA